Proteins from a genomic interval of Prevotella sp. E13-27:
- a CDS encoding N-acetylmuramoyl-L-alanine amidase-like domain-containing protein, translated as MNRTLIIVLLMQLVMFGADAQTKACACACRAESATYTKADSTLIVRLLKEARSLDKKTNITLHFANKFIGIPYVAHTLEVNDEERLVVNTRQLDCTTLVETVTALTLCQMKGDTTFNNYKRALTRLRYRNGKRDGYTSRLHYFSDWIRDKQVMGITTEIQMPNPPFTALQTVKVSYMSNHPDSYKALKANPELVKVIASQEKALSGITARYIPKSQVSNTKVMRDAVKDGDIIAITCSKPGLDIAHLGFAVWKSDGLHLLNASQLHKKVVLEPMTLGQYLSKHPSHTGIRIIRINKN; from the coding sequence ATGAATAGAACGCTTATAATAGTATTGCTGATGCAGCTCGTTATGTTTGGGGCTGATGCACAGACGAAAGCCTGCGCATGTGCTTGCCGTGCTGAATCAGCAACCTATACAAAGGCTGACAGCACCCTGATTGTGAGGCTTTTGAAAGAAGCGCGTTCACTCGACAAGAAAACAAACATCACGCTCCATTTCGCAAATAAGTTTATCGGCATACCTTATGTTGCCCACACGTTAGAGGTCAACGACGAGGAGCGCTTAGTTGTCAACACACGACAGCTCGACTGCACCACGCTTGTGGAGACCGTTACTGCACTCACCCTTTGCCAAATGAAAGGCGACACGACCTTCAACAACTACAAAAGAGCTCTGACCAGACTGAGGTATCGCAATGGAAAGCGCGATGGATATACAAGTCGTCTTCACTATTTCAGCGACTGGATAAGAGACAAGCAGGTAATGGGCATAACGACAGAGATACAGATGCCTAATCCTCCGTTTACAGCTCTACAGACGGTGAAAGTGAGCTACATGAGCAATCATCCCGACAGCTATAAGGCTCTGAAAGCCAATCCTGAGCTGGTGAAAGTCATCGCAAGTCAGGAGAAAGCACTGTCAGGCATCACAGCACGATATATTCCCAAATCGCAGGTTAGCAACACGAAGGTGATGCGCGACGCAGTAAAGGATGGCGACATCATTGCCATCACCTGTTCGAAGCCTGGTCTTGACATTGCCCATCTTGGATTTGCCGTCTGGAAGAGTGATGGTCTTCACCTGCTCAACGCGTCACAACTGCACAAGAAGGTTGTTCTTGAACCAATGACTCTTGGACAGTATCTCTCAAAACATCCCTCACATACAGGAATAAGAATAATAAGAATAAACAAAAACTAA
- a CDS encoding DUF4421 domain-containing protein: MKKLSINISFIFAFMLLFSTKAMADELQGENAVSADIATQELSNESADTTTHKKCSVLDWAARLVNSFDDIDERYIEPNHYLFTVMLQGTHTYDFFTIKSNDTNGQSMNFAPDGMFKVGPYVGWKFIFGGYTFTIGHSSYDKTKTEFDFSFYTSRLGIDLFYRRTGSDYKLRDANLGKNINTQALDRVPFDGISAGISGFNLYYIFNHRRFSYPAAFSQSTCQKISCGTWLAGIGYTRNSLDLDYDKLQTLIDQRLGENVVKLDSGLKFKSAQYYDINISAGYAYNRVFAKNFLFCVSGQMALAYKRSVGRTAGLTDDNHFSFSKLNPNVIARVGIVYNNTVWYAGASAIVKSNYYFDSRFTTNNTFGNTNIYVGYNFGLKKRYKKQNE; this comes from the coding sequence ATGAAGAAACTCTCAATCAACATATCGTTCATATTTGCATTCATGCTGCTATTCTCGACAAAGGCGATGGCGGATGAATTGCAAGGCGAGAATGCTGTTTCTGCCGACATAGCGACTCAGGAGCTGAGCAACGAAAGTGCCGACACCACTACACATAAGAAATGTAGCGTTCTTGACTGGGCAGCACGACTCGTGAACAGCTTCGACGATATTGACGAGAGATATATCGAGCCCAACCACTATCTCTTCACCGTGATGCTGCAGGGCACCCATACCTACGACTTTTTCACCATCAAGAGCAACGATACTAATGGCCAGTCCATGAACTTTGCACCCGACGGAATGTTCAAGGTCGGTCCTTACGTTGGATGGAAGTTCATCTTTGGCGGATATACGTTTACGATAGGTCATTCGAGCTACGACAAGACCAAGACAGAGTTTGACTTCAGTTTCTATACTTCGCGTTTGGGCATAGACCTTTTCTATCGCAGAACTGGAAGTGACTACAAACTGCGCGATGCTAATCTCGGAAAGAACATTAACACCCAAGCACTTGACAGAGTGCCATTCGACGGCATTAGTGCAGGCATTTCGGGCTTTAATCTCTATTACATTTTCAACCACCGCCGTTTCTCCTACCCTGCTGCCTTCTCGCAGAGCACATGTCAGAAAATAAGCTGTGGCACGTGGCTCGCAGGTATTGGCTACACCCGTAACTCACTAGACCTGGACTACGACAAGCTTCAGACGCTCATTGACCAGCGTCTTGGCGAGAATGTTGTAAAGCTCGACTCAGGACTGAAGTTCAAGTCAGCACAATACTACGACATCAACATCTCTGCCGGCTATGCCTACAACAGGGTCTTTGCCAAGAACTTCCTGTTCTGCGTCAGCGGACAGATGGCATTAGCCTACAAGAGGAGCGTAGGACGAACGGCAGGTCTTACTGACGATAACCACTTCTCGTTTTCGAAGCTCAATCCCAATGTCATAGCACGCGTCGGCATTGTCTATAACAATACCGTCTGGTATGCAGGAGCGAGTGCTATAGTCAAGTCGAACTACTACTTCGACTCACGATTCACAACCAATAATACGTTTGGTAACACGAATATCTACGTGGGCTATAACTTCGGACTGAAGAAGAGATATAAGAAACAAAATGAATAG
- the serB gene encoding phosphoserine phosphatase SerB, which produces MEQNLNEAAEIAGTQNEEQILVRITGQDRPGLTASVMAILAKYDAKILDIGQADIHSTLSLGILIRMDAMNSGQVMKELLFKATELNVNIGFSPISDDEYEDWVGHQGKNRYILMVMGRQLEAKQIEAATRVIADQGLNIDSIIRLTGRKSIKNPGKHVRACIEFSLRGEPSNRQEMQRQFLKLSSEMEIDFSFQRDDMFRRMRRLICFDMDSTLIQTECIDELAERAGVGAEVKAITESAMRGEIDFKESFTRRVSLLKGLDVSVMQDIAEHLPITEGVDRLMTILKRCGYKIAILSGGFTYFGEYLQRKYGIDYVYANELEVDENGKLTGRYVGEIVDGHRKAELLKLIAQVEKVNLAQTIAVGDGANDLPMISEAGLGIAFHAKPRVVANAKQSINTIGLDGVLYFLGFKDSYLGDQGVM; this is translated from the coding sequence ATGGAACAGAATCTGAATGAAGCAGCAGAGATAGCTGGCACACAGAATGAAGAACAGATACTAGTCAGGATTACAGGCCAAGACCGTCCTGGACTGACAGCCTCGGTAATGGCTATCCTTGCAAAATATGATGCCAAGATTCTTGACATCGGTCAGGCAGACATACACTCCACTCTGTCGCTTGGCATACTTATCCGCATGGATGCCATGAACTCAGGACAGGTGATGAAAGAGCTGCTGTTCAAAGCCACGGAGCTAAACGTGAACATTGGATTCTCGCCAATCAGCGACGATGAGTATGAAGACTGGGTAGGCCATCAGGGTAAGAACCGCTATATCCTTATGGTTATGGGCCGTCAGCTTGAGGCAAAGCAGATTGAGGCTGCCACACGAGTCATTGCCGACCAAGGCCTGAACATCGACTCCATCATACGTCTTACTGGTCGCAAGAGTATAAAGAACCCAGGCAAGCATGTACGTGCGTGCATAGAGTTTTCACTTCGTGGTGAGCCAAGCAATCGTCAGGAGATGCAGCGCCAGTTCCTGAAACTTTCTTCAGAGATGGAGATTGACTTCTCGTTCCAGCGTGATGATATGTTCCGCCGCATGCGCCGTCTCATCTGCTTCGATATGGACTCTACGCTCATCCAGACAGAGTGTATTGACGAGCTGGCTGAGCGTGCTGGCGTTGGTGCAGAAGTGAAAGCCATAACTGAGAGCGCCATGCGTGGCGAGATAGACTTCAAGGAGAGCTTTACACGTCGCGTGTCGCTGCTCAAAGGCCTCGACGTAAGCGTCATGCAGGACATTGCCGAACATCTTCCCATCACAGAAGGCGTTGACCGTTTGATGACCATTCTGAAGCGCTGTGGCTACAAGATTGCCATCCTCTCAGGTGGATTCACCTATTTCGGCGAGTATCTTCAGCGCAAATACGGCATCGACTATGTCTATGCCAATGAGCTTGAGGTTGATGAAAACGGTAAGCTTACAGGACGCTATGTCGGCGAGATTGTAGATGGTCACCGCAAGGCAGAGCTGCTGAAGCTCATCGCTCAGGTAGAGAAGGTGAACCTCGCACAGACCATTGCCGTAGGTGATGGTGCCAACGACCTGCCAATGATTAGTGAGGCTGGCCTTGGAATAGCCTTCCACGCAAAGCCACGTGTCGTTGCCAACGCCAAGCAGAGCATCAACACCATTGGTCTCGACGGTGTGCTCTACTTCCTCGGTTTCAAGGACTCCTATCTGGGTGACCAGGGAGTAATGTAA
- the gyrA gene encoding DNA gyrase subunit A — MDQTFDNDRILKINIEEEMKSSYIDYSMSVIVARALPDVRDGFKPVHRRILYGMMGIGNTSDKPHKKCARVVGEVLGKYHPHGDSSVYGALVRMGQEWNMRYTLVDGQGNFGSVDGDSPAAMRYTECRLSKMGEHIMDDLDKDTVDMDPNFDNTLVEPSVMPTKVPNLLVNGGNGIAVGMATNMPTHNLSEVIDGCCAFIDNPDIDTEGLMQYIPGPDFPTGAYIYGLQGVKDAYETGRGRIVMRAKAEIEAGEQHDKIVVTEIPYGVNKADLVAYIADLATQHKIEGISNVNDESGRQGMRIVVDVKRDANANIILNKLFKMTALQSSFSVNNIALVPIPGTHGKMRPKLLSLRDCIRYFIEHRHEVTIRRTKYDLKKAQERAHILEGLIIAVNNIDEVVHIIRNSKTPTDAQRNLEARFNLDEPQSKAIVDMRLSQLTGLRVDQLHQEYDDLMKLIADLEEILNNPERCKQVMKDDLNEVKEKYGDERKTEIIPFDHEFNAEDFYPDDPVVITISHMGYIKRTPLSEFHEQARGGVGAKAARHRDNDFTEYIYPATMHNTLLFFTQKGRCYWQKCYEIPEGDKNSKGRAIQNMLNIEPDDAINAVLRIKNFNDEEFLNSHYVVFATKQGIVKKTCLNQYKNVRAAGVIAININEGDEVVGVRLTNGSNELLLANRNGRAVRFNEDQIRTMGRVSTGVIGMRVDGGDDEVVGMVCVNDPQTETIMVVSENGYGKRTDIEDYRKTARGTKGVKTLAITEKTGRLVAIKVVTDENDLMIINKSGILIRMSVADVRVMGRATQGVRLINLAKKNDTIASVCKVLHSTEEEEDIEQAEVVDQEAPLAEGAVNETETTDNEQ, encoded by the coding sequence ATGGATCAGACGTTTGACAACGACAGAATTTTAAAGATTAACATCGAGGAGGAGATGAAGTCTTCCTACATTGACTATTCAATGTCAGTCATTGTGGCTCGTGCCCTTCCCGATGTTCGTGATGGATTTAAGCCTGTTCATCGCCGTATTCTCTACGGTATGATGGGCATTGGAAATACCAGCGACAAGCCCCACAAGAAGTGTGCACGTGTCGTAGGTGAGGTGCTCGGTAAGTACCACCCCCACGGCGACTCTTCAGTATATGGCGCCCTTGTTCGCATGGGTCAAGAGTGGAACATGCGCTACACACTTGTCGACGGACAGGGTAACTTCGGCTCCGTAGACGGCGACTCGCCTGCTGCCATGCGTTACACGGAGTGCCGTCTATCAAAGATGGGCGAGCACATCATGGACGACCTTGACAAGGATACTGTAGATATGGACCCAAACTTCGACAATACCCTTGTCGAGCCAAGCGTTATGCCTACCAAGGTACCTAACCTGCTGGTCAATGGTGGCAATGGTATCGCTGTGGGTATGGCTACCAACATGCCTACTCACAACCTCTCGGAGGTCATCGACGGCTGCTGTGCCTTTATTGACAACCCAGACATCGACACCGAGGGGCTGATGCAATATATCCCAGGTCCTGACTTCCCAACAGGTGCCTACATTTATGGTCTTCAGGGTGTTAAGGATGCCTATGAGACAGGTCGCGGTCGCATTGTCATGCGTGCCAAGGCAGAGATTGAGGCTGGCGAACAGCACGATAAGATTGTTGTGACCGAGATACCCTATGGCGTAAACAAGGCAGACCTTGTGGCTTACATTGCTGACCTTGCTACCCAGCACAAGATTGAGGGCATATCAAATGTAAACGATGAGTCTGGCCGTCAGGGCATGCGTATCGTGGTTGATGTTAAGCGCGATGCCAATGCCAATATCATCTTGAATAAGCTCTTTAAGATGACAGCTCTACAGAGCTCATTCTCAGTTAATAACATTGCCCTTGTTCCTATTCCAGGAACACACGGAAAGATGCGTCCGAAGCTTCTCTCGCTTCGCGACTGCATACGCTACTTCATTGAGCATCGTCATGAGGTGACCATCCGCCGCACTAAGTACGACCTAAAGAAAGCTCAGGAGCGTGCTCACATTCTGGAAGGATTGATCATCGCAGTGAACAACATCGACGAGGTGGTTCACATCATCCGCAACAGTAAGACTCCTACCGACGCTCAGCGTAACCTTGAGGCACGCTTCAATCTCGATGAGCCACAGTCAAAGGCTATCGTAGATATGCGTCTCAGTCAGCTGACAGGTCTGCGTGTTGACCAGCTGCATCAGGAGTACGACGACCTGATGAAGCTCATTGCTGACCTGGAAGAGATTCTCAACAACCCAGAGCGCTGCAAGCAGGTAATGAAGGATGATCTCAATGAGGTTAAGGAGAAGTATGGCGACGAGCGCAAGACCGAGATCATACCGTTCGACCACGAGTTCAATGCTGAGGACTTCTATCCTGATGATCCCGTTGTTATCACCATAAGCCACATGGGTTACATCAAGCGTACTCCGCTCAGCGAGTTCCACGAGCAGGCACGTGGCGGTGTTGGTGCAAAGGCTGCCCGTCATCGTGACAACGACTTCACCGAATACATCTATCCTGCTACTATGCACAACACGCTGCTTTTCTTCACTCAGAAGGGTCGCTGCTACTGGCAGAAGTGCTACGAGATTCCTGAAGGTGACAAGAACTCTAAGGGTCGTGCTATCCAGAACATGCTGAACATTGAGCCCGACGACGCCATCAACGCCGTTCTGCGCATTAAGAACTTCAACGACGAAGAGTTCCTCAACTCCCACTACGTGGTATTCGCTACCAAGCAGGGTATCGTGAAGAAGACTTGTCTGAACCAGTATAAGAATGTACGTGCGGCAGGCGTCATCGCCATCAACATCAATGAGGGCGACGAGGTAGTAGGCGTTCGCCTCACCAATGGTAGCAACGAGCTGCTGCTTGCCAACCGCAACGGACGTGCCGTTCGCTTCAACGAAGACCAGATTCGTACCATGGGACGTGTTTCTACAGGTGTCATTGGTATGCGTGTAGATGGTGGCGACGACGAGGTTGTAGGTATGGTATGCGTCAACGATCCTCAGACTGAGACAATCATGGTGGTTTCTGAGAACGGCTACGGCAAGCGCACCGACATTGAGGACTACCGCAAGACAGCACGTGGCACCAAGGGTGTTAAGACTCTCGCCATTACTGAGAAGACAGGCCGATTGGTAGCCATCAAGGTTGTGACCGACGAGAACGACCTTATGATTATTAACAAGAGCGGCATCCTTATCCGCATGAGTGTGGCCGATGTTCGCGTCATGGGTCGTGCTACTCAGGGCGTGCGTCTCATCAACCTCGCTAAGAAGAACGACACCATCGCATCTGTATGCAAGGTGCTTCACTCTACCGAGGAGGAAGAAGACATTGAGCAGGCAGAGGTAGTGGATCAGGAAGCTCCACTTGCCGAGGGTGCTGTAAATGAAACAGAGACAACCGATAACGAACAATAA
- a CDS encoding YkvA family protein, translating to MELPDFMNYGNKFSQSDFVEKISRVAKRAGSKLVYAALILYYTLQSDKTSLKDKAMIVGALGYLISPIDVMPDAIPIVGLSDDLAVLIYVLKAVWSDIDPEIQKKAKAKLNEWFDDDEISEIDRLFD from the coding sequence ATGGAATTACCCGATTTTATGAATTATGGCAACAAGTTCTCTCAGAGTGACTTCGTTGAAAAAATCTCAAGAGTAGCAAAGCGTGCAGGTTCTAAGCTTGTCTATGCAGCACTCATACTGTACTATACTCTTCAGAGCGACAAGACTAGCCTCAAGGACAAAGCTATGATTGTAGGCGCATTAGGCTATCTCATCAGCCCAATCGATGTGATGCCTGATGCCATTCCAATCGTTGGTCTCAGCGACGACCTTGCCGTGCTCATTTATGTATTGAAAGCAGTTTGGTCTGACATAGATCCTGAGATTCAGAAAAAGGCAAAGGCTAAGCTGAACGAATGGTTCGATGACGATGAGATTTCAGAGATAGACAGACTCTTTGATTAA